A genomic region of Rhizobium sp. NXC24 contains the following coding sequences:
- a CDS encoding alpha/beta fold hydrolase: MSEIIILPGLGGSGEGHWQTLWERQDPEMRRFQPTSWDRPELADWLAALDWEIRRSRTPPILIAHSLACQLVAHWAASAPAGILGAFLVSAPDPTGDVYLTEAPSFANPPRLRLPFPSLLIASTNDPFGSFDYATESAAVWGSALIDVGALGHINANSGIGDWPEGRALFERFRTGLV; this comes from the coding sequence ATGAGTGAGATCATTATCCTGCCCGGCCTTGGCGGCTCGGGGGAAGGCCACTGGCAGACCCTGTGGGAACGGCAGGACCCCGAGATGCGCCGCTTTCAGCCGACGAGCTGGGACAGGCCGGAATTGGCCGATTGGCTCGCCGCACTCGACTGGGAGATCCGCCGCTCCAGGACGCCGCCGATCCTCATCGCCCATAGCCTCGCCTGCCAGTTGGTCGCGCACTGGGCGGCATCTGCGCCTGCAGGCATCCTCGGCGCCTTCCTCGTCTCGGCGCCCGATCCCACGGGCGACGTCTATCTGACGGAAGCCCCCAGCTTCGCCAATCCGCCGCGCTTAAGACTGCCATTTCCGTCGCTTCTCATCGCAAGCACCAACGATCCCTTTGGTTCGTTCGACTATGCGACGGAAAGTGCTGCGGTCTGGGGCAGCGCATTGATCGATGTCGGCGCGCTCGGCCATATCAATGCGAATTCCGGAATTGGCGATTGGCCGGAAGGTCGGGCACTGTTCGAGCGTTTTCGCACCGGGCTTGTCTAA
- a CDS encoding Lrp/AsnC family transcriptional regulator, which yields MDSFERDLDPTDLSMIEILQEDGRISVSELGRRVGLSQPAASERLKRLEERGIIAGYRAVIDPAAVGLGMMAVVRLRTTHEHIRPCLKQFSEMPQIIEVLRLTGEDCFLLKVLVPTPSDLETIVDSIARHGAVTTSLVLRNEPAKPIGRELIRKTMAR from the coding sequence ATGGATAGCTTCGAGAGAGACCTAGACCCGACCGATTTGTCGATGATCGAGATCCTGCAGGAGGATGGGCGAATTTCCGTATCGGAACTTGGCCGCCGGGTAGGGCTTTCACAGCCCGCCGCGTCGGAACGCCTGAAAAGGCTTGAGGAACGCGGGATCATTGCCGGCTATCGCGCCGTCATTGATCCCGCTGCCGTCGGCCTCGGTATGATGGCAGTCGTCCGGCTGCGCACGACCCATGAGCACATACGCCCCTGCTTGAAACAGTTTTCGGAGATGCCGCAGATCATCGAGGTCCTGCGGCTGACCGGCGAGGATTGTTTCCTGCTCAAGGTCCTGGTGCCGACACCATCAGACCTTGAAACCATCGTCGATTCCATTGCTCGCCACGGCGCGGTGACCACGTCGCTGGTATTGCGGAACGAGCCGGCGAAACCGATCGGTCGCGAGCTCATCCGCAAGACGATGGCGCGTTGA
- a CDS encoding YbaB/EbfC family nucleoid-associated protein: MRDIMGMMGKVKEMQAKMEKMQAEIADIRAEGKAGGGLITVTVNGKSQMLGIKIDPSLFKEEDVEILEDLIVAANKDAQEKAEALAAEKTRELTAGLPIPPGFKLPF; this comes from the coding sequence ATGGGCATGATGGGCAAAGTGAAGGAAATGCAGGCCAAGATGGAGAAGATGCAGGCGGAAATCGCCGACATCCGGGCCGAAGGCAAAGCCGGCGGCGGCCTCATCACCGTCACTGTGAACGGCAAGAGCCAGATGCTGGGCATCAAGATCGATCCGTCGCTCTTCAAGGAAGAAGACGTTGAAATCCTCGAGGACCTGATCGTCGCTGCAAACAAGGACGCCCAGGAAAAGGCCGAGGCGCTGGCCGCCGAAAAGACCCGCGAACTGACCGCCGGCCTGCCGATCCCGCCCGGGTTCAAGCTGCCTTTCTGA